In a single window of the Deltaproteobacteria bacterium genome:
- a CDS encoding rubredoxin yields MAVWKCKKCGFIKEGRCKPKKCEKCGAKDVFEKAEGSSSKCGSKC; encoded by the coding sequence ATGGCAGTATGGAAATGTAAGAAATGTGGTTTTATAAAAGAAGGGAGGTGCAAGCCGAAAAAATGTGAAAAGTGTGGTGCAAAGGATGTATTTGAAAAGGCAGAAGGAAGCAGTTCAAAGTGCGGTTCAAAATGCTAA
- a CDS encoding peroxiredoxin — MSEASVQKPAPDFSAQAVMPDGTFKNISLSDYKGKYVVLFFYPLDFTFVCPTEIIAFSDSLKAFKERNAEVIGVSVDSHFSHFAWREVPREKGGIGAIEYPLVSDLDKSICRDYGVLLEKPGIALRGLFVIDKEGIVRHITINDLPLGRNVEEALRIIEGLQFNEKYGEVCPANWKKGEKGMKPTKEGLDKYSSEKYK, encoded by the coding sequence ATGAGTGAAGCGTCAGTTCAAAAACCCGCGCCTGATTTTTCAGCACAGGCAGTTATGCCTGACGGGACATTTAAAAATATCAGCCTTTCTGATTATAAAGGCAAATATGTGGTTCTATTCTTTTATCCGCTGGATTTTACATTTGTCTGTCCAACAGAGATTATTGCATTTAGTGATAGTCTAAAGGCATTCAAGGAAAGGAATGCAGAGGTCATCGGTGTATCAGTTGACAGCCATTTTTCCCACTTTGCATGGAGAGAAGTGCCGCGCGAGAAAGGCGGTATAGGTGCAATAGAATATCCATTGGTTTCTGATCTGGATAAGTCTATATGCAGGGATTATGGCGTCCTTCTGGAAAAGCCCGGGATTGCCCTCCGCGGACTTTTTGTAATTGATAAAGAGGGTATCGTAAGGCATATCACGATAAATGACCTTCCGCTTGGCAGGAATGTTGAAGAGGCGCTGCGGATAATAGAAGGATTGCAGTTCAATGAAAAGTACGGCGAGGTCTGCCCTGCAAACTGGAAAAAGGGTGAAAAGGGTATGAAACCCACAAAAGAAGGACTAGATAAATATTCAAGTGAAAAATATAAATAG
- a CDS encoding slipin family protein — translation MILGIGTGTLILLALIIFILINAIKILSEYERGVVFFLGRYQRVKGPGLVIIIPGIQKMVTISLRTITMDVPPQDVITRDNVTVKVNAVVYFRVVFPEKAVISVENYLYATSQLAQTTLRSVCGQAELDELLASREKINKQLQEILDKQTDPWGVKVSMVELKGIDLPDEMKRAMAKQAEAEREKRAKLLHAEGEFNAAQKILDAANLVSQNPAALQLRYLQTLTEIATEKNSTIIFPLPIDLIKMFMQDKK, via the coding sequence ATGATATTAGGTATTGGCACAGGGACCTTGATTTTACTGGCTTTAATAATATTTATACTGATTAATGCAATAAAGATATTAAGTGAATATGAAAGGGGTGTTGTATTCTTTCTTGGAAGGTATCAAAGGGTAAAGGGTCCTGGACTTGTCATTATAATCCCGGGTATTCAAAAGATGGTAACTATTAGTTTAAGAACAATAACGATGGATGTCCCGCCGCAGGATGTTATCACAAGGGATAATGTAACGGTAAAGGTAAATGCGGTAGTCTATTTCAGGGTTGTATTCCCTGAAAAGGCAGTAATATCAGTTGAGAATTATCTTTATGCAACAAGCCAACTTGCACAGACAACACTCAGAAGTGTATGCGGACAGGCTGAACTTGATGAACTCCTCGCATCCAGAGAAAAGATAAACAAACAACTTCAGGAGATTCTGGACAAACAGACAGACCCGTGGGGCGTCAAGGTTAGTATGGTTGAATTAAAGGGAATAGACCTGCCTGATGAGATGAAAAGGGCAATGGCAAAACAGGCAGAGGCAGAAAGGGAAAAGAGGGCAAAATTACTTCATGCAGAGGGTGAATTTAATGCAGCACAAAAGATACTGGATGCAGCAAATCTTGTAAGCCAAAATCCAGCGGCACTGCAGCTCCGTTATCTCCAGACCCTGACAGAGATTGCCACGGAAAAGAACTCAACTATCATATTCCCGCTGCCAATAGATTTGATTAAAATGTTTATGCAGGATAAAAAATAA
- the plsY gene encoding glycerol-3-phosphate 1-O-acyltransferase PlsY: MTAATFLLILTAYLIGSIPAGVLVARLYGAPDPRTMGSGNIGATNVGRTAGKGAGIATLIIDILKGAVPVIIAEYFFGGSVIIISLTAFAAFFGHIFPIFLGFKGGKGVATALGIYLSISPLQAIISLIIFILIVFVTRYVSLGSMTSSFAIIIIFLLSPSLKQYVLLSIGICLFIIISHRENIKRLLNGTENKIGQKI, from the coding sequence GTGACAGCAGCAACCTTTCTTTTAATACTTACAGCATACCTTATAGGCTCAATACCTGCAGGTGTTTTAGTTGCAAGGCTATATGGTGCGCCTGACCCAAGGACTATGGGCAGCGGCAATATCGGTGCCACAAATGTGGGAAGGACGGCAGGCAAGGGCGCAGGCATTGCCACGCTTATCATTGACATACTTAAAGGTGCTGTGCCTGTAATTATTGCAGAATATTTTTTTGGCGGTTCCGTAATAATTATAAGTTTGACAGCATTTGCAGCGTTTTTTGGGCACATCTTCCCGATATTCCTTGGCTTCAAGGGCGGCAAAGGTGTTGCTACGGCTCTAGGGATTTATTTAAGCATATCGCCGCTTCAAGCAATCATATCCCTGATAATATTTATCCTCATAGTATTCGTTACACGATATGTTTCGCTTGGCTCCATGACTTCTTCTTTTGCCATTATAATAATCTTCCTGCTCTCACCATCATTAAAACAATATGTTTTACTGTCAATCGGGATATGCCTTTTTATAATTATAAGTCATAGAGAAAATATTAAAAGGCTCTTAAACGGCACAGAGAACAAAATCGGTCAAAAGATTTAA